One window of the Chryseotalea sp. WA131a genome contains the following:
- a CDS encoding DUF4835 family protein — MGTRFFKLLTASFFVGALLCLCDFASAQELNCKVTINADQIQTSDRSVFKDMERAIAIFLNSRKWTNDSYKNYERIECAIFLNITKMPAIGQFSANAQITVARPVYNSNYQTVLLNFADRDWEFDYLESQPLEYNDNGYLSNLTSILAFYAYVILAMDYDSFSELGGTPYIQKALMVVNNAQASNRAGWAPLVSTRSRNALVENLNNPQMVDLRKNTYNYHRIALDSFDKNPDQSREKVLEILKNVKKVWTLNPTSIFVISFFDTKATELAKIFSEGNLNVRREAYDILTQIDPKSNIYQSIIK, encoded by the coding sequence GCGCAAGAGCTTAACTGCAAGGTCACCATCAATGCCGACCAGATTCAAACTTCTGATCGTTCGGTGTTCAAAGACATGGAGCGTGCCATTGCCATCTTTCTAAATTCACGTAAGTGGACCAACGATAGTTACAAAAATTACGAGCGGATTGAATGCGCCATTTTTTTGAACATCACAAAAATGCCTGCCATCGGCCAGTTTTCGGCAAACGCACAAATAACGGTGGCGCGACCTGTTTACAACTCTAATTATCAAACCGTGTTGTTAAACTTTGCCGATCGAGATTGGGAGTTTGATTATCTGGAATCGCAGCCATTGGAGTACAACGATAATGGGTATCTTAGTAATCTTACTTCCATTTTGGCTTTTTATGCCTATGTTATTTTAGCAATGGATTATGATTCGTTTAGCGAATTGGGTGGAACGCCCTACATTCAAAAAGCATTGATGGTAGTCAATAATGCCCAAGCATCTAACCGGGCGGGTTGGGCGCCTTTGGTAAGTACGCGCAGCAGAAATGCCCTCGTGGAAAATCTCAATAACCCACAGATGGTTGACTTACGGAAGAATACCTATAACTATCATCGCATTGCGTTGGATAGCTTTGATAAAAACCCCGATCAAAGCAGAGAAAAAGTATTGGAGATATTGAAAAATGTGAAGAAGGTTTGGACACTAAACCCTACCTCCATATTTGTGATTTCCTTTTTTGATACCAAAGCAACAGAGTTGGCCAAAATATTTTCAGAAGGCAACCTGAATGTGCGTAGAGAGGCGTATGACATCCTTACACAAATCGACCCCAAGAGCAATATTTACCAAAGCATTATTAAGTAA